The Impatiens glandulifera chromosome 8, dImpGla2.1, whole genome shotgun sequence genome includes a window with the following:
- the LOC124913226 gene encoding MLO-like protein 6, protein MGRPKVRVCFFRQFIRSVLKVDYLTLRHGFVVVSSPYLYSYFWLSFILLVVNLLVGTKL, encoded by the exons atgggaaggccaaaagtaagg GTTTGTTTCTTTAGACAATTCATAAGATCAGTCCTAAAAGTTGATTACTTGACCCTCCGACATGGATTTGTAGTTGTAAGTTCTC CATACTTGTACTCTTATTTCTGGCTATCCTTTATCCTACTAGTCGTAA ATCTCTTGGTGGGTACAAAGCTATAG